In Pelosinus sp. UFO1, one genomic interval encodes:
- a CDS encoding hydroxypyruvate isomerase family protein: MKKSACIEMLFTEVPFEERFFLAKEAGFHYIEFWSWKDKDIAKIKSLCEKYDLRIASFSGDQDFSMIHQEENEDYISFVVESIHTALFLDCKYLVLHSNALGAGGKVVNAFPEISTYEKFDNMFHVLSRLAPIAEQNEITLVLEALNTQVDHVNNFLAYTKDAAALITMVKSNYIKILYDVYHMQINEGNIIDSITRYIKLIGYIHIADVPGRNEPGTGEINYKNVMERFRQLGYDGVVGFELLPTRTSMKVARELLEL, encoded by the coding sequence ATGAAAAAATCGGCATGTATTGAAATGCTGTTTACAGAAGTTCCTTTCGAAGAAAGATTTTTTTTGGCAAAAGAGGCGGGATTCCATTATATTGAATTTTGGTCATGGAAAGATAAAGATATAGCAAAGATAAAATCTTTATGTGAGAAATATGACTTGAGAATTGCCAGTTTTTCGGGTGATCAGGATTTTTCTATGATTCATCAAGAGGAGAATGAAGATTATATTTCTTTTGTTGTGGAATCAATACATACTGCACTATTTCTTGACTGTAAGTATCTTGTGCTGCACTCTAATGCTTTAGGCGCGGGTGGAAAAGTAGTGAATGCTTTTCCTGAAATAAGTACATACGAAAAATTTGATAATATGTTTCATGTTTTAAGCAGATTAGCACCGATTGCCGAGCAAAATGAGATTACATTGGTTTTAGAAGCACTGAACACTCAGGTAGATCATGTGAATAATTTTTTAGCCTATACCAAGGATGCTGCGGCATTAATTACTATGGTTAAATCAAATTATATTAAGATTTTATATGATGTCTATCATATGCAAATAAATGAGGGGAATATCATTGATTCCATAACTAGATATATAAAATTAATCGGTTATATACATATAGCCGATGTTCCAGGCAGAAATGAACCGGGCACTGGAGAAATAAATTATAAAAATGTAATGGAGCGATTCAGGCAGCTTGGTTATGATGGAGTTGTAGGTTTTGAACTTCTTCCTACGCGAACTTCTATGAAAGTAGCTAGAGAATTATTAGAGCTTTAA